In the Lutra lutra chromosome 12, mLutLut1.2, whole genome shotgun sequence genome, GTGAAGGGTGCTGGCTCTGGACCACTGCCCACCAACAGCCCCGAATGGGGCCTGGGCAGTGGATCCCGGGTTGCCACTACCCAGGCAGCACAGGCAGCCCTATGGGGACTGTGACAGAGGCCATGCTGTCCCCGGAGGGCATTGAGAGGGCCTGGGTAGATGCAAAGTTGCTCCCACTGCAGTCAGGATGAGACCCCAAGAGGAGAGGATGGGAAGAAGGGGAGCAGTCCATGGGGGTGACCTGGGTGTCAGAGGCTGGCAGGGGAGCAGCCACTGCAGCAGACAGGGCCAAGGCACTGGATGGCAAACTTGGGCCAAAGCTGCAGGTGGCCTCTGTGTCCCCTCGAAGAGCATCTTGGATGCGCTGGACAGCAGCTCTCTTTTCCCGGTTCAGGTCCTCAGCAGTCACTCAAAACCCCAGCTCAGGGGGTGGCGGCAGCCTCAGAGGCTCCCCTCGCCTGTGTGGCAGCAGACAAACCTTGCGTTTTCAGGGCCTGGAACAGTCAACTGGGGATGAGCAGTTCCTCTGTGTTGCCTTCTGCCCGGTGGTGGTATCGGCATCCTTTTCCAGCTGGTTCTTCCTCTGGCAAAGTGAAGGCACTCCAGAAGGACACAAGGGGCTCTCTTGGCTGACATTTTTGGGGACCTCGGGGGGCCGCGAGGCCTGACTTGTGGTCAgacccctcctcctctgcaccGGGTGGAAGCCCCTGGTGGAACTGTAGGAACTCGTGATGGCATTTCGAGTGGGGCAGGAGCTCCTATGGGAGCAGGTGGACTTCTTATCGCATGGGTCTTCTGAGCTCTCTTCCTGGGGGACGGGTCTCTgcagaggcccaggcctgggCACAAAGGGAGAGAGGCCTCCCTGGACCCCCAGGGGCCTAAATGCCCCCTGTGAGGCCCCAGTGCCTTTAGGGTCCTTTCTGTGAGTCTCTTGCCCCTCTGGAAGTGCAGGGTCTCCCTTTAGCTGGGCCATCCCTTTGCTGCTCTCTCTGGGGTCTCTGCACACCCTCTCCCCTGTGGAGACATCGTGGACATTCCTGGGTGCTGAGGGCGGCAGCCTGGTGATGCCCCGCTTCTGCAGCACACAGAGGGTGACCATGTCCACGATGGACTCGCAGCGGCGGTGGCAGGACACCTGTGATCCAGAGGCTGACAGCATCACCTTCACCCGGCAGCCCCACCTGCAGAAGGAGGCGAGGAGCCCCAGAAGAAAGTGCAGGGTCTCCAGGATCACAGAGTACCTTCTGCAAGCTGCTAGGACTGAGCGTGGTTGCCAACTCGTGGGGTACTTGGAGGACCGCCTGTGAGTGGACCCTGGGGCGTGGACCGCCGGGCGAGCCCTGGGCGCCAAGAGTAGTCCGCGGCCacagtgagtggggtgggggtggaccaGCCCTCCTGGCAGGTGCGGACCCcacagagcccagggctgggaggaggggcatgGCCTGCTCAAGGAGGTGCCCATAGAACAGTCCGGTAAGGCCAGATGCTGAGGATAGCAAACTAGGCTCGCAGCGCTCTCCTTCAGCTGCCAAGTTGCGGCAGAAGGCCTAGAGGACAATGAGGGGCCTGTTGCCAGGACACAGCTTTGGAACCTGGAACCTGAGGAATGAACGCGCGTGCAGGAGCTCCTGTGCACGCGCACAGCTTCTGTTGAGCTGCCGCCCAGTGCATGAATCAGGCCTGGAGAGGTGCTATGGAGGGGATCGACTCACTCGTTCCCCACCCTCGGGGGGTTCACAGATCTCTCGGGCTTGAAGGCTGAACTGAGGAAGAGGGATGGGGGCGCAGTGGGTGCCAGTCATCTCCCCTGACTACCTCTGGGTGGGAATAAGGGagattttacttttcattgtaCATCCTCTagatcatattttgtttttaagatttaattttaaaattaaattttaatttaaaattaaaatttaaatgtgggTCTCCATCAAGGCATTTCTCAAGGcattgagcccaatgtggggctcagacttacaacTCTAAGACCCAGTCACAGGTTCCTCtgcagagccagccaggcgcccctagatgatAAACTTTCATGagggaaacatttttttgaaagcactctttcttcctgtcttgtCTCCCGGCTACCCTGATCACAGGAGGCCCCATGGAGCCCAGCAGCACAATAAGAAATGTTGTATCAGGTGTGGACCTCAAAGCTAACTATGCAGTCATTCCTTCCATCATTTCCCAAAGGTTCCATTCATTTCTGTGCAAACTTGGAATTCTGAAGACAGGCAAGCATTCTCCTAGAGCAGTAGGATGTATGTCTCTTGTGTTTTAGAAATTCCCCAGTGTCCCTGCCTTCCatccagggcttcaaggttgcCATGAGCCCACCCTCCCATGGCAGGGGGTGTCCTTGCACGGACTCCCCAGCTGAGGCCGGTCACAGCAGGACAGAACCCGCCCAGCTGCTGAGGTCCACCTGTGGCAGCTGTGCACTTGGTCTGAGGCTCCTCTGCGGGCCACATGCTGTCCACGCCTAGAGCAGTCCTGCGGGAGGACTGGAAACTCATCCAACCATCTGCGGATACTTTGTAGGGTCCTTGCAAAGTGATAGCTTAGATCCTTTGTGTGAGCAGGGGAATCTACAGTTCCCAGTACTGAAATCTAGGATTTTCCTTACCAATATTTCAGTACTTCTGAAACCTCACAGAAGTGGAAAAGGCAGGATCTTGAAGTCTAAACATACACAGCACGCCTCCTGTGATACAGACCAACAGAGATTACTGCTCATGTCTGCTGAAAGTTGTGCAAGTAGTTAAAAGCTAGAAAAGGCAGACACAAAGCAATTTTATATCAGTAATAGAGGACATATTATCATCATTTGACATATTAGCACAGTGCAGAGTAATGAGGAAATGAGCTATTGCTACCTTTCACAGACATGACCTCGAGTCAACAAGCCGGAAATAAAAAAGGACCTAACATGTTTTTGCATCACTGTTGTAGCTTTGATtcctcctgtttgtttcctaactTTACATTCATCGGCATTCCAGCACAATAGCAAATAACATTGGTGGAAACAGACGTTATTGACCCTTAgctaattttaaaggaaacacttcggggtgcctgggtggctcagtgggttaagcctctgccttcagtttaggtcatgatctcagtgtcctgggatcaagccctgcatcaggctctctgctcagcagggagcctgctttgccccctctctctctgtctgcctctctgcctacttgtgattctgtgtgtcaaataaataaataaaacctttaaaaaataaataaaaaaaataaaggaaacgcTTCTTTGTAATTTCTCTGTTTAAAGAgtctcctgggtgactcagtcttttAAACagctgacttaggctcaggtcatgatctcagtgtcctgggttcaagccccagtcatcaggctcactgcttggtggggagtatgcctctctgtctccctgtacGCCTCCACCCTTTTCTTGCATactctctcaatctttctctctcaaataaataaaatctttaaaaaaaaaaaagaaagagaaacacgaATGACCTTTTTCCTATGGGTCAGTCTATTCCTTCCTATTCAggagtcttaaaatttttaagatgtgTTCATAACTATCTCACATTACATTTGAGATGACAGCTCTATTTTTGCACATTAAATGCTAATTAATACATGTCCAGTTGTTGCCCACATTTGGGTGAAGAAGCCATGTTCCTGATGGCAGTTGTCAATTGTGATAACTAGTTAAGACACACTTTGATCACTTCCCTTTCAAATATCATTCTCTCTGaacattatatgtatttttgtgaaTGCAGAATTTagtaaataatgcaataaacatgGAGAAAATAAGCTTAAAATTGGTAATTTCCATAAGGTATTCATTCTGTACCCTTATTTATATGACTCAATCTGACTCCATTGGATctttagtaaaattaattttgagtgggtttttgttattttttccaccCTGGTTTGAATAATTTAGCCATGTCCTCTGATATTTCATTGCTGAGAAATATCATGGTAAAAACAAAAGTCTTGGTGTGTTCCTTAAAGATGTGTGGACCTGCTGCAGGTCCTGGAGTTATGTTAATCAAACAAATGCACAAGAACCAAGGAGGCAGGAAAGCCTGCAGCTGCTTTCCAGTCCCAGATCAAGGAACACAGTCTAGTGACTAGTGTTTTGCTGCCTTCTTCTGGTTCACGTTGGAAGCCCTTGTTTAGACACATTCCAAGAACGCTGCTTTAGGATACAATTTTTGTCAAAATCTCCCAACCcacaaaatcagcaaaaataaaataaaaatatgaaaggttTGATGTATATGcacttcaaatattaaaaaagcagaaagtatTCTGATCCCGTAGAAGATTTCAGATCTACACTGTTCTGCTCTTCATGCCGTTTGAACTTATCAAAACTCTGAAACATTTCATCCAGAATATAAGATTCTCAGTTAATAGCGGAGTTCAGTAGTGACTCCTCTTGGGGGAGCGGCTTCCCCTGGCCATTTGCTGAACAGATTGCCTCAGTGGCAAGCCCTCCTAATTGCAAAGGCAGAAAGCATGCAACATGGGGCGCGTCCAAACACAATTCAAGCTGACAAAGTCTTCATATTCCAAATGCTTGTTACATGATCTTGTCTGTGTAGGCACAGAGATTTTCAGCCCCGGAACCAGAGAATGTCCACCTGGTTCAgacaaaagcacacacacagaagagacaCACACAAGAACACATAAATAGAAACACAGCCAGGATAACACAGAAGCTGCTGGACCAGGCAGCCCACACTGTCCCAGAATACATGCTGGCCCAAATAGTTACTTGTTTCCACCTGAACAATCAAAGTGGCATTGACTCTGTGttgccttctccttctctctctctctgtctctctctcagatattCTCCTGCACTGGGCATTTCCCCATTGGGTGAGGGTGACTCTATGTAGATGTGAGGACCCAGAGCACACTCTCATTGTCCAGGCACCACCAAAGCCGAGAGTGGAGAAAATAGAGCAGATACAGAGCTGCTGAGAGACGCCCAGGCCTATGACCCAAGCCCTGATCTGTTGTTTAAATGCACATTCTTACTTCCCATCTGTAAGAGTGTGCCCAGCTCTTTTCTAGTCCATCTCCCCAAAGCCCACGAGTACAGACATAGAGATTATCACCTGTGAGCCAATCAACAGCTTCTAGAACTTGCCAAGAGGACCAGGGGGAGTCATTACTATGACCAGGTCATTTTCTCTAACTCAAGGATAAAGTTTAAGAAGcagaaatcaggggcacctgggtggctcagtgggttaagccgctgccttcggctcaggtcatgatcccaggtcctgggttcaagccccatatcgggctttctgctcggcggggagcctgcttcctcctctctctctgcctgcctctctgcctacttgtgatttctctctgtcaaataaataaataaaatcttaaaaaaaaaaaaagaagcagaaatcaggggcgcctgggtggctcagtgggttaaagcctctgccttcagctcaggtcatgatcccagggtcctgggatcgagccccgagccgggttctctgctctgcagggagcctgcttcctcctctctctctggctgcctctctgcctacttgtgatctctgtctgtcaaataaataaataaaatcttaaaaaaaaaaagaagcagaaatcaAAATGTCCTTTAAGTCAGAAGTCCTGCCAGTTGAATTTTCCAATAATGAtgcattttaatggaaatatagtCAATAGAAACCTTAATTCATAATCCAcgcacattttcttccttctatgagGCTTGAAGTGTATGCTTTTCCTGTCATCACCCGCTCGGCTCTGACTtgcagccccaccccccacactccaGATGGTGATGCCAGAAGGGATTTCCAGAGTCcctctgggtttgttttgtttgtattcacACCCACCTGGAAGATGCCTTCTCCAGCTCAGGGAAAGGGGCTCAGGGTTCTTTGCCCTTGGGCGGTAGGGTCCTGCCCGGGGCATGGGGCCCACTGGCCTAACCGGCTGCCTGGACCCAGTCCAGGAAAGAGTTCAGCTGAAAGGCGATCAGAAGCTGCGGGATCAAGTACAGGTGAGTTCGAAGCAGGCCGTGAATGGGAGGGATCCTCTGCGGTGTCCGCTCAGCCTCTGAAGAGCAGACAAGCCAATCCTGGGAGGGGCCGGGACAGATCTGGGATCCTGAGGAGGCTGGAGAGCAAGTCCCGAGGTGCTTCTGTGCATCCTGCCTGCCTCTATGTCGGCCTGACAACCTGTCTGTCTTGCTTTCTATTTATCTGCCTTTTGATCTTTAGTTCTGTCCATCTACCGTCGCTcagttattttctgtttgtctctctgtctgcctttttgTCTGCATATCTGTCAATAGGTCATTCTCTCAgtatttctctgtctgcctgcctgtctgcctgcctttctgtccttCTGATCATTTCTCTGCCTATCTTTCTGTATCGCTGGTTGTCTCTTTGCCAATCTTTCTGTCTGCTTGTCTATTtgtccatctctctgcctgtctgtctgcctgtagaatatccatttgtctgtcttcccaTTGATCTATCTCTGTTGTATATCTACTTGTCTCTCTACCAGCCttccgtctgtctgtctctctgtgtttttctgtatctatatatacatctgcctgtctgtccttctacctgtctgtgtgtctgtctgtataaCTACTTACCTTCATAgatattttatgtctattttcaTGTCTGCCCTcatgtctgtcttccttcctaTCTCTTCATCAGTACATCTGTTTATCTGTATGTCTGTGgatctgtctcttcctctgtctgtatGCCTGCCTACTTATTTATGTATCTAGGACTGTCCATTTTCTGTCAGTCTATTCCTTTCTATCTACTCACCTGTCTGTAGATGCGTCTTTCTGTCTATCTCACTCTCTATCTGCTGATCTTTCTATATGGATTTGTCTGTATGTCCACcattcaatctctctctttttgtctattTGTCTACATGTTGTCCATCTGTCCCACTCTCAGCCCATCTCTCTacctgtctgtctatctgtccaTCTTTCTGACTATCTCTCtgtcatctgtccatccatccatccttctgcCTGCTTATCTATTTTTCACCCTGTCTGTCTTTCAGTCTGTCTTTCCATCTGTATTTCTGACTTCATCCTTATCTGCCCACCTACCAGTCTGTCCATCTGTGCATCTGACTTTTCCTATAACTCTATCTACTGCTGCCTACCTGCCTAGCTCTGTGACTCCCAGGCTGTctttccatctgtccatctgtctctttGTCTGCATGTCTACATGTCTTTCAATCCATATATCTATATGTCTGGCTATCTTCCTCCCTCAGTCCATAGAGAGATGACAGAGAATGGATAGACAAACATCAATCTCTTCAAATGGCTGGGCTTctattttctctgtctgactctacGTACATGTCCGTATTTGCATGTCTACCtatctattttgtgtgtctgtctctacAGTTGTCAGTCTACATGTGCCTCCCTACTCATGTTCCTGTCTATGTACTGTCCATCTGTCTGTTAACATGTCTGTCTTTCTGATtatatctatctgtccatctaccAGGCTATCTATGTCTTAGGTCCATCTGTCACTTTATCTTATCTCattgtctgtttttctgtctctctgtatttttttcctccgtATATCTCTATGTATACGtattgttagggtccgtgatcaaagcaACAAGACTGATgtaaagcgaaagtcaagcaaagctttatttcgtgccaagcatcagaAACCAAACTGACTGGTAAGGGCTGTCTCTTAGGAAGAGgctgttagggtccgtgatcaaaggaacgagaggCGATGACGATGGTCCCGACAAGACTGCTCCCAACATGGCCTCTCTGCATGGGGCCGTTCCCTGACAGGGCTGCTCCAGATGAGGCCTCTCCCCAGACGATGCTGATCCTGACTAGGCCGCTCACCGAGGAGGCCTCACATCAAGGAAGCCGCTCCCTGGAATGACGCCGCTCCTGCAAGGCCGCTTGGTGAGGCTGCAGCTTGGGGCGGCGAGGCTGCTGGCGGGGGGCCCCCGAGGCCACTGGCGGTGGGGCCATGGCTTGGTGGTGGCAAGGCGGCTCCCGGGGGTACCATGGCTTGGTGGTGTCAAGGCCGCTCCCTGGCGGTAGGGGAGGCGTGGTTCCCAACAACTATCACTACCGCAGCTATCCTGACGGCTATCCTAAGGGCTCTCCCAACTAACGGCTCTAACAGCTCTAACAGCTCTAATGGCTCTCACAGCTCTAACGGCTCTCCCTAATGACTCTAACGGTTCCTACTACTCCTACTACTCCTTCTACTCCTTCCCGCCCAGCCTCTTaaactaacctttatagaggtggttgagcgaggcccacacacaggtggccaatgggatttcaactcacctcagtaaatatatgtgcGCCCCAccgattggatgtctccatccagcCTGGCCCGCCCCTATATCCAGGGTttacaagtaagttcctctgggaggggcaggcccttacacaTATGCATAAagtctgtttgtctttttgtctctAACTGAATGTCTCTCTGTCTtacgtatatgtgtgtatctgtctCTCTGCTGGTTTCTCTGTGTACCACTTTAATGCTGTGTCCGTGAGGAGCTGTGTTTTGTGATGTGTTTGCCTGAGACACAATGTTTGCTGcagtcagtgtgtgtgtgtgaggcacAGCAAGGCAGAGCTGAGCTGCTGCTGTGAGTGTGGCGAGCTGTGCTCAGGGACACGCAAGTGGCACCGTGTTTGGCAGTGCAGGGGGGAGACCATTCACAGAGTGAGTTTCTGAGATGCCGTGTGTGAGCACCTTGCCTGGACGCATGGCCTGTGGGGGGCGGCACCGTGAGAAAGCCTTCCTGTAGAAATCTCAAGCCTGTGGAGGTCTGCAAGCTCTTTGATCCAGTGCACCCCTCTTTAGATGGACCACCGAGGCTGGATGGACCCCTGAGCTGGGGCGATAGGAATCTCTGCTCCCTTCATGCTTACATCCAGGTTCcatgagggaaggagggtgggggtggctgtGTGCCCCATGGGATGatgtggcaggaggaggggtgagaCTGAGGACGCCCCAGCCTGCCTTGACAACCTCTGTGTGCaaccctgctgctctgcccaaaACTACCCATTTTACTCCTATGTGCCCTGTGTAGTTATTAGTAATCATGCCTCCTTCCTTTTGTCAAAGGGTTTGGACTTGGACAATAAGTTATAGGTCACCCTCGACTTTCAGTTGCTTTCTAAATATCCTGGGGGAACTTAGGCTGGAGTGGAGCCCCTGATCCTTGGCCTCTCTTCCCAGAAGCCCAGGAATCCTCAAGGGTCCTGGCTCTGGCAGAGGTGACTGGGACCCATTTTGCTCTTGAAGCCTCACCTGGAAGGCCCCGCTGTGCACTGGAGACCCCGTTCATGCTCagcgcctccctccctcctggcacATCCTGTGCATCGTCCGTGTCTCTGCCATCTCATGGTCACTGGTCCCATCCACACGCCAGCAAGTCCCCAGGCTCCACCTCCTAACCTGACCTCTTCTCTGAAATCTGACACATTGATGTCTCTGTGCGCAAGTGGGGTTGGCAactgctttttcttcccctttatttatttttttttttaataaggtataACTGTCCTATATTTACTCCTCATTGTGTGGAGTCCTGCGGGTCTTGAGAAATTGCGCACATATGTGGCCATCATGACAATCGCAACATACAGCATTTTGTCACCCCTCAAAATCATCTCCCATCCCACTGGAGCCCTGCCTCCTGGActcagtcccccacccccacggccctggcaaccactgatgttTCTTCCATGCCTGTAGTTGGggcttttccagaatgccagACACACAGGATCCTTCTGAGTCTGGCTTCTGTCTCTCAGCAGCATGCACTTGGGAAGCCTCAGGTCACACCAGGGAGAAACAGCTGTTCCTTCTCGCTGCTCGGGATGGTTCCACCGCAGGGACAGGCCACGGTGTGGTCACTCACGTGCAGGTGAGAGAGGCATCCGGGTGGCTTCCTGGTTTGGGCAATCATGAATATAAAGCTGTTATAATCGTCCAGTTACAGATTTTTGGGTGAAAATGAGTCTTCATGTCTCTCAGGCTGCATGTACAAGAGGAATGGCTCGATCTTATGCTAAATATAGGTTTAGCTTTATAAGAAAGTGtcaaactgccttccaaagtCCCCATGCCCTTTTTTGGCATCTCAAAATGTCCAGAGATGCCATCCCTCCAGCCCAAGCCTGCTCCTCCCTACCCAGCTGGAGGCTCACACCAAAACCCACAGGGTCAGCTgttgcctcagtgtccccatggGTCCCCTCAGCCATGCAGCCTCCTGAGCCTGGGCCCAAGTCCCCTCCTTGCTCCTCCCAGAGGCCACCGCcctggcctctctgtgcctcttcctCCTTGGCAGGTGGAGTGACCTTCTGGAGAAGAAGCCATTTCATGGGCCTTTCTTGTTCCCACCATAACTGGACCCCGTCAGTGGACTCCACCCCAGCCCATCCCTCCTCCTGGTCAAACTCTGTCCCTGGAGCTAAGTGTTGCAGCCACCCttgccttccttctgctcctccagcCCAGGAGCACAAGCCCCAGGCCATTCCCACCATGGGTGCTCGTCACCAGATAAAGGCGATGAGAGTGACAGAGCGCGCCCAGACTTACGCGGCCCCTCTGCGGGCTGCTGGTTCTTACTTATTTCATCCTCATATGGCTTTGTGAttatcagccccattttacagaggagaaaactgaggcacagagaaatgagCTCCTGGACTGGGGACACCGAGAAGGAGGGGTAAAGCCAGGTTCACACCCCAGGAGTTGGACTTCAGAGCCCATTCACACTAGCTGGGCGCTTTCAGGGCTGATGTGAAGGTCACCTCTCCAAGGGCTGAGGGTGCTGTCAGTTGCACTTCACCTCTGCCACCCACTTGGTTTACAGCCTCCTTTTGGCAATTATCACCGCCTGGGCCAGATGCGGAAGGCGCTTCATCCGCTGAATGAACAAAAGCCACACTGACGGTCCCCGCCTCTGAACGGGTCCTGGTTCAAGCCACCTGAACTTTCCTATGCTCCATGGGGCCTCCTGGCTGGGCGGACAGGGGGCGGAGTAACAGGAGGTTCAAGAAATGACCCCAGCCCAGTTCAACCTCTGTGGCTGGAACTGCATGGGCTGGGGCCTCATGGCTATGTCTCAGAACTGGGACCCTAGGTCCTCTccctgggaggagctgggctCACTGaccgccgcccccccccaccccaaacaagACTGTTTAGCAGAGTTCACTAATGCACCTTTCATCAGGTCCCAGCGGCTGAGCCCAGCTGTTTCTCCATGGGGACAGGGCAAGTGGGCCTCGTTCTGAGGGGTGGGGGCGCAGGGGCACCTGTTTGTGCTGAGTCATTCCTGGGAGGGCCAGAGCTCATGGTAAGCAGACCGTCCGTGTCTCTGAACAGTGAGGGTCTTGAGTGTCATGTGTCCCTTCCCTCACAACTGCCTCAGTGATGGGCTCACCACACCAGGTCACTCCAGACTCACCCTTCTGACCACCAGCTCCCTGTCCTCCACCAGCAGCCAGCACAGCCCCAGCCCATCCACCAGCCTCCcggcctctctctgcctgccccttgcaGGCTCGGCCCCCAGGGTGACAGCTGCCAGCAGTGGCAAGCAACAAGGGCAGGACAGTGTGACCTTCGGCAAATCACTCACCCCAAACTTTAACTGTGAAACCCACCCTCTGCTGAACAGGACACATGGACACGGAACCTCCCCTTGTCAGACCCTTCCTCCCGATGCAGGAACTGCCTATCCCCCAAGTCCAGCTCCAGCCACCTGCTCCAACAGGAAAGTCAGTCAGTGGCCCACCTGCTCTCGCAGGCAACCAGGGTCCTAATGTCTAGCACTACAGATTAATACCTAGTCTAGAATTTTATATGGATGGACTTCAACAACATGTGTCCTTTTGTGCCTGGATCCTTTCATTCGACATTGTAACTGAGGCTTGTCCACGCTGTTCCATGCATCAGGAGGCTGTTCTTGttcatggctgtgtaatattccatcacacttatatgtgtgcgtgtgtgtgtgcctagTGTGTGCAcatatctgtgtgtctgtgtgttggtAGGAGGTTGTACCACCTTTCAAACATGTTCTAGCTGATCACTGAGTTCACAAGTTGTTGGCACCTGCAGAATCAGCCCCCATTGGGCCCCTCATTTCCCCCCATCCTGTAATGCATGGTCTGCGTGTGCTGTGGATCTTGACCCATTGAGTCCGTGGGCAGCTCCCTCTGGAGCCCCGAGGCAGCAAGGAGAGGCCACAGGCCTCAGAGACTGCGCGGCTGTCTCAGTTGGAAGTGGCAGCGCTGGGTTTGTGTCGTGTACCACTTGTGCAACTGCACTGTTGCAGAAGCTGGACGGGGGCtggccccagcccagagctgccCTCTGGGAGTTCCAGCTCAACCTCGGTACCAAGCCTCAGCCGGGAGCGAGAATGGCCCCAGGCCTTAGCAATGATCTCAGCATTGATccaggaaggcaaagaaagagcTCTCCAGCCCCTGGGCCAGCCCAACTCTCCGCGGCATAAGAAAGCATCGCTGCTTGAAGTGAGACTGCAGACAGGGCCCAAGAAGGGGCTGCAGCTGGCAGGGTCGGGGAGGATGGAACCAGGCGCCAGGTCACTGATCTGCTCCTTTTTGTCCAGCCAAACTCTCTGCCTGCCAGAACCTCCTACCCATGTGCCTCAGGGGACCCATGGGGGTCAGGGAGCCCGGTGCCCCTAGACCCAGAGCCAGAGGACTCAAACACCTTGCCCAGGTgaagaggagcaggaggggccTGGGGGCCAGAGAGGACACCAGCAGTCATCCAAGAAGCAATGATGGAGGCCTGGAGCAGGCAGCAGCAGCGGGACAGAGAAACAGATTTGGACTAAACAAGTTGTAGAGGTGAAAAAGGTAAGAGTGTGATGCTAGAGCAGGCgtgaggagaggaaaaggggcaTCAAAAATCTGGCTTGAGCCACAAGATAGGCTGCTGgctcactcctctgctccttGAACTCAGTTCCTCATCTGCACCACATT is a window encoding:
- the LOC125081800 gene encoding nuclear envelope pore membrane protein POM 121C-like produces the protein MVTLCVLQKRGITRLPPSAPRNVHDVSTGERVCRDPRESSKGMAQLKGDPALPEGQETHRKDPKGTGASQGAFRPLGVQGGLSPFVPRPGPLQRPVPQEESSEDPCDKKSTCSHRSSCPTRNAITSSYSSTRGFHPVQRRRGLTTSQASRPPEVPKNVSQESPLCPSGVPSLCQRKNQLEKDADTTTGQKGCLCCLGSGNPGSTAQAPFGAVGGQWSRASTLHSSPQHGEPAAQAPDPPQALSTALAQRSLGSSTQETYMVPLPISASQGTGASAQPVSATSPAVLAPGAASAPGLTAAPQVPSALSHAGPNSHQPCPPGGSTMPAPISMGLLAAPSGLGRGDDVADLCSIFGALSITAGMSRAPSSP